A single region of the Solwaraspora sp. WMMD406 genome encodes:
- a CDS encoding Rv3235 family protein has product MTVPTQLRRPPIRLRAAPPLDPPFTDESAQFGTDLGIQLVLDLSGSRPAGRVDHHRDPSAPTGRPMPPDALAGASPEARRAAHRFLAACVEIINGFRPVGHARRLSRPAEAHLICAELTVGVERARGISRPPGTITSSARPGRGPQPGQGPRSVRGPQPSRGQQPNPHQRRTTSTSGRDRTADLVRVRQLRVCEPVTDVVETAAVLGTASHSWAFAFRLERRAGAWLGTAVQVV; this is encoded by the coding sequence ATGACTGTCCCGACCCAGCTCCGACGGCCACCGATCCGGCTGCGGGCCGCCCCGCCCCTCGACCCGCCGTTCACCGACGAGTCCGCTCAGTTCGGCACCGACCTCGGGATCCAGCTGGTCCTCGACCTGTCCGGCTCCCGGCCGGCCGGCCGGGTCGACCACCACCGCGACCCGTCGGCGCCGACCGGTCGGCCCATGCCGCCCGACGCGCTGGCCGGCGCGTCACCGGAGGCCCGCCGGGCGGCACACCGATTCCTGGCCGCCTGTGTGGAGATCATCAACGGATTCCGGCCGGTGGGCCACGCCCGGCGACTCTCCCGGCCCGCCGAGGCCCACCTGATCTGCGCGGAGTTGACCGTCGGGGTGGAGCGCGCCCGGGGCATCAGCCGACCACCGGGGACCATCACGTCGAGCGCCCGCCCGGGCCGAGGGCCACAGCCCGGCCAGGGGCCGCGATCCGTCCGGGGTCCACAGCCCAGCCGGGGCCAGCAGCCCAACCCCCACCAACGACGAACGACGTCTACCAGCGGGCGCGACCGTACCGCCGACCTGGTCCGGGTCCGGCAGTTACGGGTCTGCGAACCGGTCACCGACGTCGTGGAGACAGCGGCGGTGCTGGGCACCGCCAGCCACAGTTGGGCCTTCGCGTTCCGCCTGGAACGCCGCGCCGGAGCCTGGCTCGGCACGGCGGTACAGGTGGTGTGA
- a CDS encoding helix-turn-helix domain-containing protein, whose amino-acid sequence MEPRFLQLSDVATELNVSDSQVYHMVRSGELPAIKIGGRGQWRVERAQLEEYIQRKYAETAEWVQSNPLVEREPE is encoded by the coding sequence GTGGAGCCGAGGTTCCTGCAGTTGTCCGACGTCGCCACCGAACTCAACGTATCCGACTCGCAGGTCTACCACATGGTCCGCAGTGGCGAGTTGCCCGCGATCAAGATCGGCGGACGGGGTCAGTGGCGGGTGGAACGTGCCCAGCTGGAGGAGTACATCCAGCGCAAATACGCCGAAACCGCCGAGTGGGTGCAGAGCAACCCGCTGGTGGAGCGCGAGCCGGAGTAG
- the pruA gene encoding L-glutamate gamma-semialdehyde dehydrogenase yields MDAVPVTPTPRNEPIRDYVPGSAERSALRRRLDELAATRIELPMTIGGRQRRAAGASIDVVMPHRHRHVLGVTANAEPADAEAAVAAAKQAAPGWRDLPYAERAAVFLRAADLLAGPWRDTLNAATMLGQSKTVYQAEIDAACELIDFLRFNVHFGHRVLAEQPESAPGVWNRFDHRPLEGFVYAITPFNFTAIAGNLPSAPALMGNTVVWKPSPTQQFAAYFTMRLFEAAGLPPGVINMVTGDGVAVSEVALADRDLAGIHFTGSTRVFQHLWRTVGNNVDRYRSYPRLVGETGGKDFVVAHPSADPDALHTALVRGAFEYQGQKCSAASRAYLPKSLWSGGLRDRLVATVDSLRYGDVTDFANFGGAVIDDRAFARHAAALDRIKNDPACQVLVGGTVDDSTGWFVRPTVVLCTDPGHEVFTTEYFGPILAVRVFDDEEFWDVLAQAESVAPYALTGSVFATDRRVIDRAGEALRYAAGNFYVNDKPTGAVVGQQPFGGARASGTNDKAGSWHNLLRWTSPRTIKETFVPPTDHRYPHMG; encoded by the coding sequence ATGGACGCCGTGCCCGTTACCCCGACCCCCCGCAACGAACCGATCCGGGACTACGTCCCCGGCAGTGCCGAACGGTCGGCGTTGCGTCGCCGCCTCGACGAACTGGCCGCCACCCGGATCGAGCTGCCGATGACCATCGGCGGCCGGCAGCGAAGGGCGGCCGGAGCATCGATCGACGTGGTCATGCCACACCGACACCGGCACGTACTCGGGGTGACCGCGAACGCGGAGCCGGCCGACGCCGAAGCGGCCGTCGCGGCGGCCAAGCAGGCGGCGCCCGGCTGGCGTGACCTGCCGTACGCCGAGCGGGCCGCGGTCTTCCTGCGCGCCGCCGACCTGCTCGCCGGCCCCTGGCGGGACACCCTCAACGCGGCCACGATGCTCGGCCAGTCGAAGACCGTCTACCAGGCGGAAATTGACGCCGCCTGCGAGCTGATCGACTTCCTCCGCTTCAACGTGCACTTCGGCCATCGGGTGCTCGCCGAGCAGCCCGAGTCCGCGCCCGGGGTCTGGAACCGGTTCGACCACCGGCCGCTGGAAGGCTTCGTCTACGCGATCACCCCGTTCAACTTCACCGCGATCGCCGGCAACCTGCCGTCCGCCCCGGCGTTGATGGGCAACACCGTGGTGTGGAAACCGTCCCCGACCCAGCAGTTCGCGGCGTATTTCACCATGCGGCTGTTCGAGGCGGCGGGGCTGCCTCCTGGTGTGATCAACATGGTCACCGGCGACGGCGTGGCGGTGTCGGAGGTGGCGCTCGCCGACCGGGACCTGGCCGGCATCCACTTCACCGGCTCCACCCGGGTGTTCCAGCACCTGTGGCGTACGGTCGGGAACAACGTCGACCGCTACCGGTCGTACCCGCGCCTGGTCGGCGAGACCGGCGGCAAGGACTTCGTCGTCGCCCACCCGAGCGCCGATCCGGACGCGCTGCACACCGCGCTGGTCCGGGGCGCCTTCGAGTATCAGGGCCAGAAGTGTTCGGCGGCGTCCCGCGCGTACCTGCCGAAGTCGTTGTGGTCGGGCGGGCTGCGCGACCGGTTGGTCGCCACGGTCGATTCCCTGCGCTACGGCGACGTGACCGACTTCGCCAACTTCGGCGGCGCGGTGATCGACGATCGGGCGTTCGCGCGGCACGCCGCCGCGCTGGACCGGATCAAGAACGACCCGGCCTGTCAGGTGTTGGTCGGCGGTACGGTCGACGACAGCACCGGCTGGTTCGTCCGGCCGACCGTGGTGCTCTGCACCGACCCGGGGCACGAGGTCTTCACCACCGAGTACTTCGGGCCGATCCTGGCGGTCCGGGTCTTCGACGACGAGGAGTTCTGGGACGTGCTGGCGCAGGCTGAGTCGGTCGCCCCGTACGCGTTGACCGGATCGGTCTTCGCGACGGATCGGCGGGTTATCGACCGGGCCGGGGAGGCGCTTCGCTACGCCGCCGGCAACTTCTACGTCAACGACAAGCCGACCGGTGCGGTGGTCGGCCAGCAGCCGTTCGGCGGGGCCCGCGCCAGCGGCACCAACGACAAGGCCGGTTCCTGGCACAACCTGCTGCGGTGGACCTCGCCCCGCACCATCAAGGAGACGTTCGTCCCGCCGACCGATCACCGGTATCCGCACATGGGCTGA
- a CDS encoding serine/threonine-protein kinase, with protein MGGQDMRKQPLAGRYRLGTEIARGAIGSVWRGEDLSDGSQVAVKLLRPEAAEQSDLVAGFHAEATILSRLDHPNVIRLRARVTAGDRQALVLDLIEGTDLRHRIRRDGPLPAAVALDVAAQVADALAYLHDLGIAHGDVKPANLLVPADGGQVRLIDFGAARTSADSDLPRPTLATPEYVAPEVVGGGRPAGPADVYALGIVLFELLCGRSPYRGGSASDVLARHGHCVPVPPPGLPPMVWSVFERCLAVAADDRPDARSLAARLRGLEAALDGFPALPPLSADAVTWWSRGGVGGAAGAGSGATGSARVSWQPLLAHPVSPAAGAAGAAGRLVTLPAVGSASGVDLASGADPTSGVDSAGLVGLAASPATFGTGPLPVSTVPSVRSGPSPSAAPAAAVSRSGSGDPSSAAASEPARSGSSTAASIAASSLASSAASAETPLRAADGRSGPRVVPRVVPRSGPRQRSMLRAGGVAGAVATLAAVVTGLTLAAGQPLAPPAGGTPGGRPVVGVPPAGSASPADAVADGSRPAGSAPDGSTRSDPVPATSLEPSPGGASDQANHPSGPEDSAGSAGSPVAVLPSTNAESARGPALPAHPDGALAPGIGDPIPRWPVSDVG; from the coding sequence GTGGGTGGGCAGGACATGCGTAAGCAGCCATTGGCCGGACGGTACCGGCTCGGCACCGAGATCGCTCGTGGCGCGATCGGGTCGGTCTGGCGTGGCGAGGACCTGAGCGACGGCAGTCAGGTGGCGGTGAAGCTGCTGCGCCCAGAAGCAGCCGAGCAGTCAGATCTGGTGGCGGGCTTCCACGCCGAGGCGACGATCCTGTCCCGGCTCGACCATCCCAACGTGATCCGACTCCGCGCGCGGGTGACGGCCGGCGATCGGCAGGCGTTGGTACTCGATCTGATCGAGGGAACGGACCTTCGGCACCGAATCCGGCGGGACGGCCCACTGCCGGCCGCCGTGGCGCTCGACGTCGCCGCGCAGGTCGCCGACGCGCTGGCCTACCTGCACGACCTGGGGATCGCGCACGGCGACGTCAAACCGGCCAACCTGCTTGTCCCGGCGGACGGCGGCCAGGTGCGTCTGATCGACTTCGGTGCAGCTCGGACCAGTGCGGACTCCGATCTGCCTCGGCCGACGTTGGCCACGCCGGAGTACGTGGCGCCAGAGGTGGTCGGCGGCGGGCGACCGGCGGGGCCGGCCGACGTCTACGCCCTGGGCATCGTGCTGTTCGAGTTGCTGTGTGGACGCAGTCCCTACCGTGGCGGGTCAGCCAGCGACGTGCTCGCCCGACACGGGCACTGTGTCCCGGTGCCGCCGCCCGGTCTTCCGCCGATGGTGTGGTCGGTGTTCGAGCGTTGTCTGGCGGTGGCCGCCGATGATCGGCCCGACGCCCGGTCGTTGGCCGCCCGGCTGCGCGGTCTGGAAGCGGCGTTGGACGGCTTCCCGGCCCTGCCGCCCCTGAGCGCCGACGCGGTGACCTGGTGGTCGCGTGGTGGCGTCGGTGGCGCTGCTGGTGCGGGCTCCGGCGCCACAGGCAGCGCGCGGGTCAGCTGGCAACCGTTGCTCGCCCACCCCGTGTCGCCAGCGGCCGGTGCGGCCGGTGCGGCCGGTCGTCTGGTCACCCTCCCCGCTGTTGGTTCGGCGTCCGGTGTCGATCTCGCGTCTGGTGCCGATCCCACGTCCGGCGTCGACTCCGCCGGGCTGGTCGGCCTCGCCGCGTCGCCGGCGACGTTCGGGACTGGACCGTTGCCGGTGTCGACCGTGCCATCGGTGCGATCGGGACCGTCGCCATCGGCCGCACCAGCCGCCGCTGTGTCCCGATCTGGATCCGGGGACCCGTCGTCGGCTGCCGCGTCCGAACCGGCCCGGTCCGGATCGTCGACAGCGGCGTCGATAGCGGCGTCGTCCTTGGCGTCGTCAGCGGCGTCGGCGGAGACACCGCTGAGGGCGGCCGATGGGCGGTCGGGGCCGCGAGTCGTGCCGCGAGTCGTGCCGCGGAGCGGGCCGCGACAGCGGTCGATGCTGCGGGCCGGCGGTGTGGCCGGCGCGGTCGCCACGCTGGCAGCGGTCGTGACAGGACTCACGTTGGCCGCCGGGCAGCCACTCGCGCCACCGGCCGGCGGTACGCCGGGCGGACGGCCTGTCGTCGGTGTGCCGCCAGCGGGATCAGCGTCACCAGCCGATGCGGTGGCGGACGGCTCACGTCCGGCGGGATCGGCACCGGACGGCTCGACGCGGTCCGACCCGGTGCCGGCCACCAGTCTGGAACCATCGCCTGGTGGTGCCTCTGATCAGGCAAATCATCCGTCCGGTCCAGAAGACTCAGCCGGATCGGCCGGGTCTCCTGTGGCCGTTTTGCCATCGACGAACGCCGAATCAGCGCGTGGCCCGGCCCTTCCGGCTCACCCGGACGGCGCTTTGGCGCCGGGGATCGGCGATCCGATCCCTCGGTGGCCGGTGTCGGATGTCGGATAG
- a CDS encoding PadR family transcriptional regulator, translating into MADLRINPTAAALLGLLHEGPMTGGQLMAAAERRLGAYWSMTRSQVYRELPVLAEQGLVRLGKPGPRSSQPYAITAAGKRAFLKWLSEAPGRDSVRNPIALRVAFGEHHTGDQLKTVYAEASEHHTEALAAAREQAREAKKNGDTFGAAALEFAVAYHKAALSWLKTAPVG; encoded by the coding sequence ATGGCGGATCTACGAATCAATCCCACTGCGGCGGCCCTCCTGGGCCTGCTCCATGAAGGACCCATGACAGGCGGCCAACTGATGGCCGCGGCCGAGCGCCGGCTCGGCGCCTACTGGTCGATGACCCGTAGCCAGGTGTACCGGGAACTGCCGGTGCTGGCCGAACAAGGACTGGTCCGGCTCGGGAAACCAGGGCCGCGGTCCAGCCAGCCGTACGCGATCACCGCAGCCGGCAAACGGGCCTTTCTCAAGTGGCTGTCCGAGGCCCCCGGGCGCGACTCGGTGCGCAACCCGATCGCGTTGCGGGTGGCGTTCGGCGAGCACCACACCGGAGACCAGCTCAAGACCGTGTACGCGGAGGCGAGCGAGCATCACACCGAGGCGCTCGCCGCAGCCCGCGAACAGGCACGCGAAGCGAAGAAGAACGGCGACACCTTCGGGGCGGCCGCTCTGGAGTTCGCCGTCGCCTACCACAAGGCGGCGCTCTCCTGGCTCAAGACGGCCCCGGTGGGCTGA
- the prfB gene encoding peptide chain release factor 2 — protein MTSADYADQLKDLDATLRRIEAVIDIDRLHRDQAELEEAASAPDLWNDQTRAQEVTSRLSYVNSEIGKLASLRSRLDDAALLLEMAQAESDAGAVAEVGTELAGLHKAIEELEVRTLLSGEYDSREALVAIRAGAGGVDAADFAEMLMRMYLRWAERHGYPTEVYETSYAEEAGLKSATFTVKAPYAFGTLSVESGTHRLVRISPFDNQGRRQTSFAGVEVLPVVEQTDHIDIPENEIRVDVYRSSGPGGQSVNTTDSAVRLTHIPTGIVVTCQNEKSQLQNKASALRVLQARLLERKRQEEQAKMAGLKTDAAGSWGDQMRSYVLHPYQMVKDLRTEHETGNPVAVFDGDLDAFIEAGIRWRKQRELEEEVR, from the coding sequence GTGACCAGTGCCGACTACGCTGACCAGCTTAAAGATCTTGACGCTACGCTCCGCCGGATCGAGGCGGTCATCGACATCGATCGACTGCACCGGGACCAGGCCGAGCTGGAGGAGGCCGCATCCGCCCCTGACCTGTGGAACGACCAGACGCGGGCGCAGGAGGTCACCTCCCGGCTGTCGTACGTCAACTCCGAGATCGGCAAGCTGGCGTCGTTGCGGTCCCGGCTGGACGACGCCGCCCTGTTGCTGGAGATGGCACAGGCCGAGTCCGACGCCGGCGCGGTGGCCGAGGTCGGCACCGAGCTGGCCGGACTGCACAAGGCGATCGAGGAACTGGAGGTTCGCACGCTGCTCTCCGGGGAGTACGACTCCCGGGAGGCGCTGGTGGCCATCCGAGCCGGGGCCGGTGGTGTGGACGCGGCCGACTTCGCCGAGATGCTGATGCGGATGTATCTGCGCTGGGCGGAGCGGCACGGTTACCCCACCGAGGTATACGAAACGTCGTACGCGGAGGAGGCCGGTCTCAAATCGGCCACCTTCACGGTCAAGGCGCCGTACGCGTTCGGCACGCTCAGTGTCGAATCCGGTACCCACCGTCTCGTCCGGATCAGCCCCTTCGACAATCAGGGTCGGCGGCAGACCAGCTTCGCCGGCGTCGAGGTGCTGCCGGTGGTGGAGCAGACCGATCACATCGACATCCCGGAGAACGAGATCCGGGTCGACGTCTACCGGTCGTCCGGTCCGGGTGGGCAGAGCGTCAACACGACCGACTCCGCCGTGCGGCTCACCCACATCCCCACCGGCATCGTCGTCACCTGCCAGAACGAAAAGTCCCAGCTGCAGAACAAGGCGTCGGCGTTGCGGGTGCTGCAGGCCCGGCTGCTGGAGCGCAAACGGCAGGAGGAGCAGGCCAAGATGGCCGGGCTCAAGACCGACGCGGCGGGCTCGTGGGGCGATCAGATGCGGTCGTACGTGCTGCACCCGTACCAGATGGTGAAAGATCTTCGCACCGAGCATGAGACCGGCAATCCGGTCGCGGTCTTCGACGGCGACCTCGACGCCTTCATCGAAGCCGGCATCCGGTGGCGTAAGCAGCGCGAGCTCGAGGAAGAGGTGCGATGA
- the ftsE gene encoding cell division ATP-binding protein FtsE: MIALEQVTKTYPKASRPSLDNVSVAIEKGEFVFFIGPSGSGKSTIIKLLLHEVTPNKGKVIVNSKDVTTMRSWKIPNFRRSIGCVFQDFRLLPNRTAYENVAFALEVIGKTKAVARRVVPEVLELVGLGGKEHRYPHELSGGEQQRVAVARAFVNRPLILLADEPTGNLDPDTSIEIMRLLDRINRTGTTVVMVTHDSNIVNQMRRRVIEIEAGRIVRDQARGVYG; this comes from the coding sequence GTGATTGCGCTCGAGCAAGTGACGAAGACGTACCCGAAGGCGTCCCGGCCCTCGCTGGACAACGTGTCGGTCGCGATCGAGAAGGGCGAGTTCGTCTTCTTCATCGGTCCCTCCGGCTCCGGCAAGTCCACGATCATCAAGCTGTTGCTGCACGAAGTGACGCCCAACAAGGGCAAGGTCATCGTGAACAGCAAGGACGTCACGACCATGCGATCCTGGAAGATCCCCAACTTCCGGCGTTCGATCGGCTGTGTCTTCCAGGACTTCCGACTGCTGCCCAACCGCACCGCGTACGAGAACGTGGCGTTCGCCCTCGAGGTGATCGGCAAGACCAAGGCGGTGGCCCGTCGGGTCGTCCCCGAGGTGCTGGAACTGGTCGGCCTCGGCGGCAAGGAACACCGCTACCCGCACGAACTCTCCGGCGGTGAGCAGCAGCGGGTGGCGGTCGCCCGGGCGTTCGTCAACCGGCCGCTGATCCTGCTGGCGGACGAGCCGACCGGAAACCTGGATCCGGACACCTCGATCGAGATCATGCGCCTGCTGGACCGGATCAACCGCACCGGCACGACGGTCGTGATGGTCACGCACGACTCCAACATCGTCAACCAGATGCGCCGCCGCGTCATCGAGATCGAAGCCGGCCGGATCGTCCGCGACCAAGCCCGCGGCGTCTACGGGTAG
- the ftsX gene encoding permease-like cell division protein FtsX, translating to MRAKYVLSEVMVGLWRNVTMTIAMIITMAVSLTMLGASGLMYLQVNSMKDFYYDQIEVSIFLVSDVSEEQRSSLQSSLDSDPLISNVTYESKDEAYARFQTLYQDAPDLVNAVKPEQLPESFRIKLIDPEEYQAIFDKYNGTEGIDEIVDQRRLLDKIFNILGSVQSMALIAASIMAIAALLLVGNTIQVAAYSKRREVAVMKLVGASNWFIQAPFVLEAVVAGLLGSLIGFGALVLGKVFLLDGSLRDLTELLTPIEWSSVLLMFPVMAGVGGLVSAITAWVTLRFYLRV from the coding sequence ATGCGCGCGAAATATGTCCTGTCCGAAGTGATGGTCGGGCTGTGGCGCAACGTGACCATGACCATCGCCATGATCATCACCATGGCGGTGTCGCTCACCATGCTGGGCGCGAGTGGCCTGATGTATCTCCAGGTCAACTCGATGAAGGACTTCTACTACGACCAGATCGAGGTCTCCATCTTCCTGGTCTCGGACGTCTCCGAGGAGCAGCGCAGCAGCCTGCAGAGCTCGCTGGACTCCGATCCGCTGATCTCCAACGTGACCTACGAGTCCAAGGACGAGGCGTACGCCCGCTTCCAGACCCTCTACCAGGACGCGCCGGACCTGGTCAACGCGGTCAAGCCGGAACAGCTACCGGAGTCCTTCCGGATCAAGCTCATCGATCCTGAGGAATACCAGGCGATCTTCGACAAGTACAACGGCACCGAAGGCATCGACGAGATCGTCGACCAGCGACGACTGCTGGACAAGATCTTCAACATCCTCGGCTCGGTGCAGAGCATGGCCCTGATCGCCGCTTCGATCATGGCGATCGCGGCCTTGCTGCTGGTCGGGAACACCATCCAGGTGGCCGCCTACAGCAAGCGGCGCGAGGTGGCCGTCATGAAGCTGGTGGGTGCCTCGAACTGGTTCATCCAGGCGCCGTTCGTGCTGGAGGCCGTCGTCGCCGGGCTGCTCGGTTCATTGATCGGCTTCGGCGCGCTGGTGCTCGGCAAGGTTTTCCTGCTGGACGGATCGCTGCGCGACCTCACCGAGTTGCTCACCCCGATCGAGTGGAGCAGTGTCCTGCTGATGTTTCCGGTGATGGCCGGCGTGGGTGGCCTGGTCAGCGCGATCACCGCCTGGGTGACGCTGCGCTTCTACCTGCGGGTCTGA
- the smpB gene encoding SsrA-binding protein SmpB — translation MPREKGRKVVASNRKARHDYAITDVYEAGMALTGTEVKSLRAGRASLVDAFAQERQGEIYLYGMHIPEYDQGTWTNHEPRRTRKLLLHRTEIDRLFGKLREGGLTLVPLSVYFSDGWAKVELALARGKKSYDKRQDLAKRDADREIQRAVGRRGKGMD, via the coding sequence ATGCCACGGGAAAAGGGACGTAAGGTCGTCGCCTCGAATCGCAAGGCCCGGCACGACTACGCCATCACCGACGTCTACGAAGCCGGCATGGCCCTCACCGGCACCGAGGTCAAGTCCCTACGGGCCGGGCGGGCGTCGCTGGTGGACGCCTTCGCCCAGGAACGCCAGGGCGAGATCTACCTGTACGGCATGCACATCCCCGAGTACGACCAGGGCACCTGGACCAACCACGAACCCCGGCGTACCCGCAAGTTGCTGCTGCACCGCACCGAGATCGACCGACTCTTCGGCAAGCTGCGTGAGGGTGGACTGACCCTGGTGCCGCTTTCGGTGTACTTCTCCGACGGCTGGGCCAAGGTGGAGCTGGCTCTCGCCCGGGGCAAGAAGTCCTACGACAAGCGGCAGGATCTGGCCAAGCGGGACGCCGACCGGGAGATCCAACGGGCCGTCGGCCGACGCGGCAAGGGGATGGACTGA
- a CDS encoding cellulose binding domain-containing protein: MARHAAEGAGSDGAGSDGAAGVGQVGPDPASASMWSLARSGWAVALGVVLALVFGGTVWAAISRGDAPPAQLIIVAPSASLPGPPARIETEHGLGVGPVTPGPQASASPTPTPSASVSPSTVPPVRPSVPATTGAEPGAEPGSPVDPTSAGPPAAGPELTARYVLSSTWDQGFVANVDVVHRSGGNQTFEVRLSYPDNVTITVTGYWNATPTAAGSVLIFGGGPVAPGGTIRFGFQAEKSRPSQVDPVGCTVNGHPCVGF, translated from the coding sequence GTGGCTAGGCACGCGGCCGAGGGCGCTGGTTCCGATGGCGCTGGTTCCGACGGCGCGGCCGGTGTCGGCCAGGTCGGACCGGACCCGGCTTCGGCCTCGATGTGGTCGTTGGCGCGATCCGGCTGGGCTGTCGCGCTCGGAGTGGTGCTCGCGCTCGTGTTCGGTGGGACGGTGTGGGCGGCGATCTCCCGCGGCGACGCCCCGCCAGCCCAGTTGATCATCGTCGCGCCGTCCGCCTCGTTGCCAGGCCCGCCCGCCCGGATCGAGACCGAGCACGGACTCGGAGTCGGTCCGGTCACCCCCGGTCCGCAGGCGTCCGCCTCGCCCACCCCGACGCCCTCGGCATCGGTCAGCCCGTCGACGGTCCCGCCGGTGCGGCCGTCCGTACCGGCGACCACCGGCGCGGAGCCCGGCGCGGAGCCCGGCTCACCGGTGGATCCGACCAGCGCCGGGCCGCCAGCAGCCGGGCCGGAGCTGACCGCGCGGTACGTGCTCAGTAGTACCTGGGATCAGGGTTTCGTCGCCAATGTCGACGTCGTCCACCGATCCGGCGGGAACCAGACGTTCGAGGTGCGACTCAGCTATCCGGACAATGTGACCATAACGGTCACCGGCTACTGGAACGCCACGCCGACCGCGGCCGGATCGGTGCTGATCTTCGGTGGTGGACCGGTCGCTCCCGGCGGCACCATCCGGTTCGGGTTCCAAGCGGAGAAGAGCCGGCCGTCCCAGGTCGATCCGGTCGGCTGCACGGTCAACGGGCACCCCTGCGTCGGCTTCTGA